The following is a genomic window from Nymphaea colorata isolate Beijing-Zhang1983 chromosome 3, ASM883128v2, whole genome shotgun sequence.
aGGTAGTAATGACTAGAAAATCTTAAAATATAGACTACTATGCCCTTGACCTCAAATTGAGCTTCCTTCCTTGATACATACCCCTCATTTCTCTCCTCTAGCTTTGTTCCTTTCCTCCTTCAACCTCTCCCTCCGTTTCTCTTCATCCCTTATAGTTTGACATTTTTGCTATTCATCTAAACCTTCATCTCTAGCAAAAAGAGACCTTTGAAGCTTGCGGTCGACTCGCGGAACTCGTCCCCAACCCATCAgaatcatctctctctcaaacCTTGTTTTAAgatgtgtaattttttttttttttgaaattttattttctcattctttcatAACAAGCTGATAAAGGTCTTAAAGTTTGTCTCAAATTAAGAATTTGCTTTGAAGCTCCAAGAGCATGACAAGAAAAGCATGGCCATCATGTTTTGACTAATCTCTTTCTCgctctatttttctttttcattattacTCTTTCCCTATACtaactactctctctctctctctgtctctcttatctctattttcctttcttttttgtctccCTTCCCGTCAtttaatctctttctttctctctcaattatTGTATCTTTATCTTTAATGCCGCCCCTAACCCCTTTCACtttgtgatttcttttgtgtCCCCATAACTCACCAAGATTTTCAGTATATTCCTGAGTGACTCACTAGATGATGATTTGGTCCAATCAATTTTcgaaaagtttttctttttcattttcattgctcatagatatatatgttatggtaggaatcaTCTATCTTTTTCTTAAGTATATAGAATTAGCACACATAGACAATATTGTTTTGAATTATTCCAAAGTATATCTCCAAGAAGCTTCTAAATCTTAATATTTTCACATTTCAACACCAAATCTTTACTTTTTTTCCCATACtatattgattttcaaaatatgtacAGTATTGCAaagtttcttccttttattgTCCTATGATGAATAAGGACTTGGTACACCGATGACGATTGGAATTTACAACTCATTTATTCTTAAAGTAAAATAATGAGTGTTTGATTCCGAGGACAAATTAAGTGGTGGTAGCTTCCACAAACATGGTGGCAGCGGACGGTTCTCCATGTACTCCAGTTGTTCCAATAAACTTGAACCTTTTAGCAGTTAAATGCATATCAGGTTTTGAACAGAACGGGAGGAGCTGAAATTGGCATCATCTAAGTCCCAGGCGAACATAGCTTGCGTTTGAAATATGTGGCAGCGATAATACAGGGGGAAAGAAGTAATAGACCGCCGAAATATCCAATACAAAGCCACATGAGttgttttaaaaatatctcGCTTGTATCACTCCCTGATGGTTTGGTGGCTTTGATGGCATAGTAAAATGCTAAAACTAGATACACAATGGCCAAAACGATATTCAATATTAAACCAGCAAGCATGATGCGTTCCGGAAATACGGCAGACTTCAAAAGTACCAGAAAGAAGATGACAAACAAGGAAGACAGGAAAGCAGCACTGTCAAATCTCATGAATTGGTCATAAGTAGTCGCACAGAGAACCGCGGTGCCGGCGGTCCCTTTGCATGTTTTCATGGTGAGATCAGCTGAGTCGTCTTGCCAAAAGCCACCGGGAGGTGTTAGGGCCGCCTGGAACGTCACTGTCGCTATCAGGATAGCCACTATGATCGTGTTGTCTGCTAGCTTGGCCCGTGCTTTCCAAGCTCGCCCTGTTTTAGCTTCAATGGAGTGATCAGTGGGAGCGGGTACTATGGACGCTGGATTGTGGGAGGGCGCAACAGCGGGCTCTATGGACACTGACGCGTCGCTAGGGCTGAGAAGCTTCACCATTTCGTCGTCCTCGCTTCCTGTGCCCCTCGTTAGTGGCCGGTTAAGGAGTTCACGTGGAGTGACGTTGTACTTATTCGAGGCGTTCAGGTCCACGTGACTATTGCTGATAAGAATTCTAGTTACCTGCAATTAAACACCTCCGATTTAATTGTTTGACTTTGACATAGAGGCAGGCACATAAAGGTTTTCCGATATCTTACTGGATCCGACTTAATCTGTTAGATCTTCCTCAATCCTATTCAGACTCAGATTCACTTTTGGGCTTAAATTTCTGAAACCGATCCAGATCAGTCTAACATAATTGTCGGGTTACCAAACTGTCTACTTCCATATatagattcaaatttggtcatcTAAACCATATATGGAGCCCGATAAGACTGGTTTATATCCATGGCACATACGTGCTGCCTACAATATGTATTTAAAATCGAGAAACTAGTATCAGGAAAGATAATTTGTGTTTAATGCATTGTTCGTCTCTTACATATCATGAAACATGTATGTCTTTGTCGATCGCTTTGACAAATGTCGGCTTTTAAACTTCAAGTTTTTGCTCTGAAATATgcgaaaaaaaacattaaacataaACAGAATCAATATAAACATGATTTCTCCATTAATGGTTTTACTTATAGCCATTCAAACCATGTAAATTTCATCCGTCAAATTATGTTGATCCTAATAATGTTTACcgaaaaaataatattcactgGCCTAAATTGAAATGATGATCAGGCACGAGCATGTCAGCCTTACCGATTACACTATGGCGATTGAATGATGACTCCTAAATAAATACttgtcaaaataattttttga
Proteins encoded in this region:
- the LOC116251348 gene encoding ankyrin repeat-containing protein At5g02620-like translates to MDPRLYECALVGDMFRLRQLISGDEHILERSETANSNGNNILHIAAIYGHVHFAREVLSAKPELSSDLNEAGFSPLHLAAAKGHLGIVKLLLAVDPDLSCLKDKHGRLPAHTAAMKGRVDVLNEIMSVNPWCLQEKTDRGETVLHLSVKENRIGVVEFLMSLQEVKNMVNEEDCCGNTALHLAAARNRREVTRILISNSHVDLNASNKYNVTPRELLNRPLTRGTGSEDDEMVKLLSPSDASVSIEPAVAPSHNPASIVPAPTDHSIEAKTGRAWKARAKLADNTIIVAILIATVTFQAALTPPGGFWQDDSADLTMKTCKGTAGTAVLCATTYDQFMRFDSAAFLSSLFVIFFLVLLKSAVFPERIMLAGLILNIVLAIVYLVLAFYYAIKATKPSGSDTSEIFLKQLMWLCIGYFGGLLLLSPCIIAATYFKRKLCSPGT